The genomic region AAATCCCATTTCCTGTAAAGCCAATTCATATTCCTCCAGCTGACGGGCGTATTTGGCCTGATGTGCTCCGGTTTTATAATCCAGCAAATAGGCTGTTTTCCCGCGTATAACCACGCGATCAGGTTTAATGGTTCTACTGTCTTTTTTAATGATACTTTGTTCGTTGTAAACCGCATCAGCTTCTTCGAAAAACAGCCCCAGCTCTTCGTGATCTACAATCGTATGCAACGTCTGTTCGACGGTTTCTTTTTGCATCCGGACAATCAATCCGGTTTCCTGTGCTTTGATCAACGCCAGCGGAATGTCGTTTTTGGTTTTGATAAACGATAGTATTTCGTGTAGTATATTTCCAAATTCAATTGCTTTTTCCTGTGTCGTTCCCCACATCAATGCTTCCCGTTGAGCAATCTTAATCGCTTTCGGATTTAACTTTTCGTTTACTTCCACGATTAGCTGCTGTGTATCGGTATAACTTCCTCCCACCGATTGCCGGTTCGGTTCTCCGAATTCAAACACCATGCTATCCTCATTATAAACACCCTGAAAATCGAGGTATTTGATAAAGAACGACGACATGTTATTTTGCAGTTCCCCTTTACTGCTCACATTCCGCCCGGAAATAATATACAGCTGTTCCTCGGCACGGGTTAACGCCACATACAACACATTGATGTTATCCAGAATGTCCTGCTGACTTTTTTCTTCATAGACTTCGGCGGCTTTTCCACCGTATTCCGATACTTCTTTTTTGGCATCGACCAAGGCTCTGGAAATCGCAAATTCGTCTTCTTCCATTTCGAGCCACATCTTATTCCGCGGTGCGGCCGCATAGTTTTCTTCCGCAAACGGAAAAATCACCACCGGAAATTCCAACCCCTTGGATTTATGAATCGTCATGATACGAACCGCATTGTTCCCTTCGGGCGACGGAATACTAAATTTGGATCCGTTTTTTTCCCAGTAATCGAGAAAATCCGCAATCCCGTACTGGGTTCGCACGTCTCGTTCCAATACCAGATCCAAAAAGTACTGCACGTAGGAAATCGTACTTTTTTCTTTTATAAAAACGGCGATTATAATTTCGACCGTTTCATAGAGCGATTTTTTCCGACACTCATCAAATGAAATTTCGATGCCGAGTTCCCGCAGCCAACTTTCCAATGCGACTTCTGTTTCCTGCTGCATCCCCTGTTCGATACAATCGTGAATCTGCAACTGGTTTTGACGATAGCGCGCTACAAAATACAAAAAGGCCGCTTTAGCTTCTTTGTCGTTGTTGTTTTTCAGATACCGCAGCACGTTTAAAATCAGTCGTACTTCGGTGGCATTTTCGATCAGCAGCGTTTCAGACGATAATATCTTGATCCCGTTTTCCGTCAGGTAATTGGCCAACGCCACACCCGACGATCGTTTTCGCGTAAGCAACACAATGTCTTTATAGGCATAGCCTTTTGCAGCAACCTCATATATCGTTTTTAAGGTCGCTTTCAGATACAATTGTTCCTTGTCGTTGGTTTCTTCTCCGTCTTCATCGCTTACTTCGGTCACTTCGGGAATAAATGAGATATTGACATAGCCGCCTATTTTGGAATTGTTTTCCTGGCGACTGTGATTGCGATACAAATCCTGGTAATCTTCGTTTGAAAATTCATCGGCCAACATCGCAAAAAAAGCGTTGTTAAACTGAATGATTTCCGAGTAGCTTCTGTAGTTTTTCTCCAGTCGGACGAGCTTTTTATCCGGGTTTGAAAACGGATTATGGCATTTGCTCAGCGCAATAAACTGTTCTGCTTTTCCACCGCGCCAACGGTAAATGGACTGTTTCGGATCACCTACAATCATTAGCGATCCGCGTACACCCGACAAATCTTCACTGGCCAGTGCATTGTCGATTAGCGGAATCAGATTATGCCACTGCATTTCGGACGTGTCCTGAAATTCGTCGATAAAAAAGTGACGGTAGCGTTCACCCAGACGTTCGTAAATAAACGGCGCCGGCTGGTTTTGAATTTCTTTATAAATGATCGCGTTAAACTCCGAAATCGACAGTATGTTTTGCTCTTTCTGAATCCGTTCCAACTCCTGACTAATCGAGTTTAACAACGACAATGGCGTTATGTTTTTTAAGAAAGCCGTATAAAAATTCTTTTTTTCGTAATTTTTATAGACCGCACCCAAAATAGCAATCAACTCTCCGGAAATCGACTCGATTACATCCTTATCTTTTGCTGTTTTATTAACCGCGATATCATCGATCTCCCGAAACTTTTTATGCGAACTTTTTAATTCGCCTTTCTGAATATACCCCAAATGATTGGGAAACGTTCCGCGGGAAAATGATTTGAGATCGATTCCTTTACTTTCGATCAGCGCCATGGCTTCATCTGCTTTTGCAACACTATCCGCATCGAGATGCGACACGGCTTCTTTTAGTTTAGCTTTAACCTCCAGAAACTCCCCGATCGATTTATCCTCGAAATTATGAATCTCGTTCCGGTTGTTTTCATTGAGTAATAATCGCCCTACATCCAACAATTCGCCGGTCACATCCCAACTTCTGTCGTTATCGGTTTTATCCACCGAAAAATCGACCAATAGATTTGTCAGTTCGTTCTCCTCACCCGCTTTGGCCACTATGGCATCCACGGCTTCCATTAAAAGCGAATCGGTTTCGAGCGAAACATCAAAGGTTACCGGTAAATTCAGATCGTGTGCAAAAGCACGAATTACTTTATGAGTAAATTTATCAATCGTAGAAATATCGAAAGACGCATAATTATGGATAATATTTTTGATGATCGCTTTCGATTTGTCCTGAATTGTCGCCAGACTTAACCGCGTTTCCGCCGAAATGTCCTTCATCAACTCCAACGCTTTGTCATTGGTGTCGGGTTTTGAAAACTCCGACAAACCGTTTACAATCCGGGTTTTCATTTCCTCTACCGCTTTATTGGTAAAGGTTATGGCCAGAATTTTTTTATACGCATCATTCGAGTCGGCTGTCAACAAAATTTTAAGATACTCTTTTACAAGCGTATAGGTTTTTCCCGATCCGGCGGAAGCGTCATAAATTGAAAAAGCAGTTTTCTCCACAATTAAGAAATGTTTATATTGGCATTACCAATATCGGAATAGAAAATTACTATTTTTTATTCCAAAGTATAATTTATAATTTTGAATAAAATTAATACTAATCTTTAAATAAAAAGACTATGGCTTTCGAATTACCAAAACTTCCATATGCTTATGACGCCTTAGAGCCTCATATTGATGCCCGTACAATGGAGATTCACCATTCTAAACATCACAATGCTTATACTACGAATTTAAACGCTGCAATTGCCGGAACCGATTTAGAAGGCAAAACGATTGAAGAAATCCTTAACGGTCTTGATTTGTCTAAAGCAGCTGTTCGTAATAATGGTGGTGGTTTTTACAATCACAATTTATTCTGGGAAGTAATGTCGCCAAACGGTGGCGGATTACCAACTGGAGAATTAGCAGACGCGATCAACGCTTCTTTTGGTTCTTTTGACGAATTTAAAGCACAGTTTTCAAAAGCTGGCGCAACACAATTTGGTTCCGGATGGGCATGGCTATGTGTTCAGAAAGGTGGAAAACTGGATGTTTGTGGCACTCCAAATCAGGACAACCCGTTAATGCCCGGTATCGGATGTGGCGGAACTCCTATTTTAGGAATGGACGTTTGGGAACATGCTTACTATTTGCACTATCAAAACAGAAGACCGGATTATATTGAGGCGTTTTTCAATGTGATTAACTGGGCTGAAGTAGCAAAACGTTATGCAGCTGCAAAATAATCTAAAATAGCAACTACAAATAGCCCCGATGGTACTACTGTCGGGGTTTTTTATTGATCCTAAAATAAAAAGGTGGAATAGAATTCCACCCTTTTTGCCCCAAATCTACCATAAACTTAACCTACTAATGCTATGGTGATACAAATGTATTGTCAATGCTTTTTGCTATCAAAAAAATCAGATTATCTACTAATAAATTCGATAAAAAGCGTGTTTTTAACTACTTGTTAGTATGCGCGGGCGTCCTTACCTTCGTAAAAATTCATAAAAGCACGGTTCACTACGCGATTACCACCATTGGTTGGATAGTCACCTGTGAAATACCAATCCCCTAAATTTTTCGAACAAGCCGTGTGTAAATTCGCCACGGTCTGGAAAATGAT from Flavobacterium sp. WV_118_3 harbors:
- a CDS encoding superoxide dismutase, whose translation is MAFELPKLPYAYDALEPHIDARTMEIHHSKHHNAYTTNLNAAIAGTDLEGKTIEEILNGLDLSKAAVRNNGGGFYNHNLFWEVMSPNGGGLPTGELADAINASFGSFDEFKAQFSKAGATQFGSGWAWLCVQKGGKLDVCGTPNQDNPLMPGIGCGGTPILGMDVWEHAYYLHYQNRRPDYIEAFFNVINWAEVAKRYAAAK
- a CDS encoding UvrD-helicase domain-containing protein; translation: MEKTAFSIYDASAGSGKTYTLVKEYLKILLTADSNDAYKKILAITFTNKAVEEMKTRIVNGLSEFSKPDTNDKALELMKDISAETRLSLATIQDKSKAIIKNIIHNYASFDISTIDKFTHKVIRAFAHDLNLPVTFDVSLETDSLLMEAVDAIVAKAGEENELTNLLVDFSVDKTDNDRSWDVTGELLDVGRLLLNENNRNEIHNFEDKSIGEFLEVKAKLKEAVSHLDADSVAKADEAMALIESKGIDLKSFSRGTFPNHLGYIQKGELKSSHKKFREIDDIAVNKTAKDKDVIESISGELIAILGAVYKNYEKKNFYTAFLKNITPLSLLNSISQELERIQKEQNILSISEFNAIIYKEIQNQPAPFIYERLGERYRHFFIDEFQDTSEMQWHNLIPLIDNALASEDLSGVRGSLMIVGDPKQSIYRWRGGKAEQFIALSKCHNPFSNPDKKLVRLEKNYRSYSEIIQFNNAFFAMLADEFSNEDYQDLYRNHSRQENNSKIGGYVNISFIPEVTEVSDEDGEETNDKEQLYLKATLKTIYEVAAKGYAYKDIVLLTRKRSSGVALANYLTENGIKILSSETLLIENATEVRLILNVLRYLKNNNDKEAKAAFLYFVARYRQNQLQIHDCIEQGMQQETEVALESWLRELGIEISFDECRKKSLYETVEIIIAVFIKEKSTISYVQYFLDLVLERDVRTQYGIADFLDYWEKNGSKFSIPSPEGNNAVRIMTIHKSKGLEFPVVIFPFAEENYAAAPRNKMWLEMEEDEFAISRALVDAKKEVSEYGGKAAEVYEEKSQQDILDNINVLYVALTRAEEQLYIISGRNVSSKGELQNNMSSFFIKYLDFQGVYNEDSMVFEFGEPNRQSVGGSYTDTQQLIVEVNEKLNPKAIKIAQREALMWGTTQEKAIEFGNILHEILSFIKTKNDIPLALIKAQETGLIVRMQKETVEQTLHTIVDHEELGLFFEEADAVYNEQSIIKKDSRTIKPDRVVIRGKTAYLLDYKTGAHQAKYARQLEEYELALQEMGFEVAKKTLVYIGETLNVIHL